In a genomic window of Zingiber officinale cultivar Zhangliang chromosome 9B, Zo_v1.1, whole genome shotgun sequence:
- the LOC122022736 gene encoding ALA-interacting subunit 1-like isoform X3: MGDNCFHTYWCHFCPHWCCSADGLQQVCIHGNTKDEKVAYIQNANTSKTCIITLTVPKDMDQPIYVYYQLDNFYQNHRRYVKSRNDAQLKDSDKANDTSGCDPEKTTPDGSPILPCGLIAWSLFNDTYSFSIGNQNLTVNKVGISWKSDRDHKFGDNVFPRNFQNGTLKGGASLNESIPLSQQEDLIVWMRTAALPTFRKPYGKIEQNLRVNETITVIIQNYYNTYSFSGKKKLVLSTSSWLGGKNDFTGIAYLTIGGLCFFLATAFAVVYLVKPRKLGDPSYLSWNRNPSGH; this comes from the exons ATGG GTGATAACTGTTTTCACACTTATTGGTGTCATTTTTGTCCCCATTGGTGTTGCAGCGCTGATGGCCTCCAACAAG TTTGCATACATGGAAACACAAAGGATGAAAAGGTTGCATACATCCAGAATGCAAATACTAGCAAAACCTGCATTATAACACTCACG GTACCAAAAGACATGGATCAACCTATTTATGTCTACTACCAGCTCGATAACTTCTACCAGAACCATAGGAG ATATGTAAAGAGCCGAAATGATGCACAGCTGAAGGACTCTGACAAAGCAAATGATACTAGTGGTTGTGATCCTGAAAAGACTACACCTGATGGTTctccaattctcccttgcggtcttATAGCATGGAGTTTATTTAATGATACTTACAGTTTTTCCATTGGCAACCAAAATTTGACTGTGAACAAGGTGGGCATTTCTTGGAAAAGTGACAGGGATCATAAATTTGGAGATAATGTCTTTCCAAGGAACTTTCAGAATGGTACCTTGAAAGGCGGTGCTTCACTTAATGAAAGCATACCA TTGAGTCAGCAGGAGGATCTCATTGTTTGGATGCGGACTGCTGCCCTTCCAACTTTCAGGAAGCCATATGGAAAAATAGAACAAAATCTTAGAGTAAATGAAACCATAACAGTGATAATACAGAATTATTACAATACATATAGTTTTAGTGGCAAGAAGAAGTTGGTTCTTTCCACCTCAAGCTGGCTTGGTGGAAAAAATGACTTTACTGGCATTGCATATCTCACAATTGGAGGACTATGCTTCTTTTTGGCCACTGCCTTTGCTGTGGTATACTTGGTAAAGCCTAG
- the LOC122022736 gene encoding ALA-interacting subunit 1-like isoform X2, with translation MGKLCLIANHLLLGFGLDMREKAHGLSFCIHGNTKDEKVAYIQNANTSKTCIITLTVPKDMDQPIYVYYQLDNFYQNHRRYVKSRNDAQLKDSDKANDTSGCDPEKTTPDGSPILPCGLIAWSLFNDTYSFSIGNQNLTVNKVGISWKSDRDHKFGDNVFPRNFQNGTLKGGASLNESIPLSQQEDLIVWMRTAALPTFRKPYGKIEQNLRVNETITVIIQNYYNTYSFSGKKKLVLSTSSWLGGKNDFTGIAYLTIGGLCFFLATAFAVVYLVKPRKLGDPSYLSWNRNPSGH, from the exons ATGGGTAAACTTTGTCTTATTGCAAATCATCTGCTACTAGGTTTTGGACTGGATATGAGAGAAAAAGCTCATGGCTTATCTT TTTGCATACATGGAAACACAAAGGATGAAAAGGTTGCATACATCCAGAATGCAAATACTAGCAAAACCTGCATTATAACACTCACG GTACCAAAAGACATGGATCAACCTATTTATGTCTACTACCAGCTCGATAACTTCTACCAGAACCATAGGAG ATATGTAAAGAGCCGAAATGATGCACAGCTGAAGGACTCTGACAAAGCAAATGATACTAGTGGTTGTGATCCTGAAAAGACTACACCTGATGGTTctccaattctcccttgcggtcttATAGCATGGAGTTTATTTAATGATACTTACAGTTTTTCCATTGGCAACCAAAATTTGACTGTGAACAAGGTGGGCATTTCTTGGAAAAGTGACAGGGATCATAAATTTGGAGATAATGTCTTTCCAAGGAACTTTCAGAATGGTACCTTGAAAGGCGGTGCTTCACTTAATGAAAGCATACCA TTGAGTCAGCAGGAGGATCTCATTGTTTGGATGCGGACTGCTGCCCTTCCAACTTTCAGGAAGCCATATGGAAAAATAGAACAAAATCTTAGAGTAAATGAAACCATAACAGTGATAATACAGAATTATTACAATACATATAGTTTTAGTGGCAAGAAGAAGTTGGTTCTTTCCACCTCAAGCTGGCTTGGTGGAAAAAATGACTTTACTGGCATTGCATATCTCACAATTGGAGGACTATGCTTCTTTTTGGCCACTGCCTTTGCTGTGGTATACTTGGTAAAGCCTAG
- the LOC122022967 gene encoding uncharacterized protein LOC122022967: MWMIIKIGLSFPLDGAEKPVSCENWDTSLMKKIKANAKATCTLQCGLTNEELNRVSPFSSAKDLWEKQIELHEATFDIKDGELASQLHTRIQDLPNGLHAIGQKVENLDVIKYNQNKGTKSQAMNQTQA; the protein is encoded by the exons atgtggatgatcatcaaaatcggCCTCTCATTCCCACTCGACGGTGCTGAaaaaccagtatcatgcgagaactgggacacaaGTCTGATGAAGAAGATCAAAGCCAATGCCAAAGCGACATGCACTCTCCAATGTGGCTTAACAAATGAGGAGCTAAACCGAGttagcccattctcaagcgccaaagacttgtgggagaaGCAAATTGAGCTACATGAAGCGACCTTTGATattaaa gatggtGAATTGGCGAGTCAACTACACACACGCATCCAAGACCTTCCCAACGGCCtccatgcaattggacagaaggtggaAAATCTCGACGTCATCaa gtACAATCAAAACAAAGGAACCAAAAGTCAAGCTATGAACCAAACCCAAGCCTGA
- the LOC122022736 gene encoding ALA-interacting subunit 1-like isoform X1, with amino-acid sequence MNNSAASTSSGSGDVPAPRRNSNRPKYSRFTQQELPACKPILTPRWVITVFTLIGVIFVPIGVAALMASNKVVEIVYRYDAVCIHGNTKDEKVAYIQNANTSKTCIITLTVPKDMDQPIYVYYQLDNFYQNHRRYVKSRNDAQLKDSDKANDTSGCDPEKTTPDGSPILPCGLIAWSLFNDTYSFSIGNQNLTVNKVGISWKSDRDHKFGDNVFPRNFQNGTLKGGASLNESIPLSQQEDLIVWMRTAALPTFRKPYGKIEQNLRVNETITVIIQNYYNTYSFSGKKKLVLSTSSWLGGKNDFTGIAYLTIGGLCFFLATAFAVVYLVKPRKLGDPSYLSWNRNPSGH; translated from the exons ATGAATAATTCTGCTGCTAGCACGAGCTCTGGATCGGGGGATGTACCGGCTCCCAGGCGGAATTCCAACAGGCCGAAGT ATTCCAGGTTTACACAGCAAGAGCTACCAGCTTGTAAACCAATCCTTACTCCAAGATGG GTGATAACTGTTTTCACACTTATTGGTGTCATTTTTGTCCCCATTGGTGTTGCAGCGCTGATGGCCTCCAACAAG GTTGTTGAAATTGTATATCGTTATGATGCAGTTTGCATACATGGAAACACAAAGGATGAAAAGGTTGCATACATCCAGAATGCAAATACTAGCAAAACCTGCATTATAACACTCACG GTACCAAAAGACATGGATCAACCTATTTATGTCTACTACCAGCTCGATAACTTCTACCAGAACCATAGGAG ATATGTAAAGAGCCGAAATGATGCACAGCTGAAGGACTCTGACAAAGCAAATGATACTAGTGGTTGTGATCCTGAAAAGACTACACCTGATGGTTctccaattctcccttgcggtcttATAGCATGGAGTTTATTTAATGATACTTACAGTTTTTCCATTGGCAACCAAAATTTGACTGTGAACAAGGTGGGCATTTCTTGGAAAAGTGACAGGGATCATAAATTTGGAGATAATGTCTTTCCAAGGAACTTTCAGAATGGTACCTTGAAAGGCGGTGCTTCACTTAATGAAAGCATACCA TTGAGTCAGCAGGAGGATCTCATTGTTTGGATGCGGACTGCTGCCCTTCCAACTTTCAGGAAGCCATATGGAAAAATAGAACAAAATCTTAGAGTAAATGAAACCATAACAGTGATAATACAGAATTATTACAATACATATAGTTTTAGTGGCAAGAAGAAGTTGGTTCTTTCCACCTCAAGCTGGCTTGGTGGAAAAAATGACTTTACTGGCATTGCATATCTCACAATTGGAGGACTATGCTTCTTTTTGGCCACTGCCTTTGCTGTGGTATACTTGGTAAAGCCTAG